The Chryseobacterium nakagawai genome has a segment encoding these proteins:
- a CDS encoding penicillin-binding transpeptidase domain-containing protein, with the protein MQKQNEYDNKRKKTLRWGYLFAVVALCVFVMFLARIVILQNTNVQEIKDDYINKNYREATLKAARGNLFASDGSILATTVMRYDIYLDFKTMKDTIYSNNIGALTDSLSKMFGKSRGEFRQKFDEQKKKKNQYYTLVKGLDFDQYDRIRNFPIFKKGKNKGGFIVDRNYKRELATSEIGAGTIGMDNGELKSGLEGAFSKYLTGTDGKRLEQRINSSQWKPIDFWKVQEPIDGEDVYTTLDLRIQDIAHSALEKQLIHYEAKHGTVIVMEVETGKVRALVNLRRTESGEYEDSYNYALKDNIEPGSTFKTISLLAAMDDGFIDENTTVNVGNGVWTYAKQRISDGHGGGTYDISDVLAKSSNVGTAKLITKFYAEKPQIFLDHLKRWKLFDKMDIELPGITKPKIVTPENKRWNAATLASISYGYSSNINLLQLTSFYNGVANGGKMLKPLFIDKIMKDGKVMYKAKPEVMVNKMASEKAIKMMTSALTKAVEKGTGRSIFTPNLKMAGKTGTARFEYWLPGPMKYRASFAGFYPADAPKYTCYVMVSEPNTSIGFYGGPVAAPVFKEIAGKTFLKTPQNIEKEMLVDKKVNLSKMVEPNVKVAVNDKQMPNVVGLIGKNVIPQLENLGYRVDFKGVGRIKEQFPLEGTTISKNQRIYLSLQN; encoded by the coding sequence ATGCAAAAGCAAAATGAATACGACAACAAACGTAAAAAAACGTTACGATGGGGCTACCTCTTTGCAGTGGTAGCTTTGTGCGTGTTTGTAATGTTCTTGGCAAGGATTGTTATCCTTCAGAATACCAATGTTCAGGAAATTAAAGATGATTACATTAACAAAAACTATCGAGAAGCCACTTTAAAGGCGGCCCGCGGTAATTTATTTGCTTCTGATGGTTCTATTTTAGCCACAACCGTAATGCGCTATGACATCTATCTTGATTTCAAAACGATGAAAGATACGATCTACAGCAATAACATTGGAGCTTTAACCGATTCTCTAAGCAAAATGTTTGGGAAATCCAGAGGAGAGTTCAGACAAAAATTTGACGAACAGAAGAAAAAGAAAAACCAATATTACACTCTGGTAAAAGGACTTGATTTTGACCAGTATGATAGAATCCGAAACTTCCCAATCTTTAAAAAGGGTAAAAATAAAGGCGGTTTCATTGTAGACAGAAATTACAAAAGAGAACTTGCTACTTCAGAAATTGGAGCCGGAACTATCGGTATGGATAACGGCGAACTTAAATCCGGATTAGAAGGAGCTTTCTCAAAATATTTAACCGGGACAGACGGAAAAAGATTAGAACAAAGAATCAACTCTTCCCAATGGAAGCCTATAGACTTCTGGAAAGTTCAGGAGCCCATTGACGGAGAAGATGTATATACAACCTTAGACCTTAGAATTCAAGACATTGCACACTCTGCACTAGAGAAGCAGCTCATCCATTATGAAGCCAAACACGGAACCGTAATTGTAATGGAAGTGGAAACCGGAAAGGTACGGGCCTTGGTTAACTTAAGAAGAACAGAATCAGGAGAATATGAAGATTCTTATAACTATGCGTTAAAAGATAACATCGAACCGGGATCCACCTTTAAAACCATTTCACTTCTAGCAGCAATGGATGATGGATTTATTGATGAAAACACAACAGTAAATGTAGGAAACGGGGTTTGGACATATGCAAAACAAAGAATTTCTGACGGCCATGGTGGTGGAACTTACGACATCAGTGATGTTTTGGCCAAATCCAGTAACGTGGGAACAGCAAAACTAATCACAAAGTTTTATGCTGAAAAACCACAGATTTTCCTGGACCACTTAAAACGTTGGAAATTATTTGACAAAATGGACATCGAACTTCCAGGAATCACAAAACCAAAGATCGTAACTCCGGAAAATAAAAGATGGAATGCAGCCACATTAGCTTCTATCTCTTATGGATACTCTTCAAACATTAACCTGTTACAGCTTACAAGCTTCTACAACGGAGTAGCCAATGGAGGCAAAATGCTTAAGCCATTATTCATCGATAAGATCATGAAGGACGGAAAGGTGATGTACAAAGCAAAACCTGAGGTAATGGTGAACAAAATGGCATCTGAAAAGGCCATCAAAATGATGACCAGTGCATTAACCAAGGCTGTAGAAAAAGGAACAGGACGAAGCATCTTCACTCCTAACCTTAAAATGGCAGGAAAAACAGGAACCGCAAGATTTGAATATTGGCTTCCAGGACCCATGAAATACCGTGCATCATTTGCAGGATTCTATCCGGCTGATGCTCCAAAATATACATGTTATGTGATGGTAAGCGAACCCAATACATCAATTGGGTTTTATGGAGGCCCCGTAGCAGCACCGGTGTTTAAGGAAATAGCAGGAAAAACCTTCCTGAAAACACCGCAAAACATTGAAAAGGAAATGCTCGTTGATAAAAAGGTAAACCTGAGCAAAATGGTGGAACCTAATGTAAAAGTAGCAGTCAATGATAAGCAAATGCCCAATGTAGTAGGATTGATTGGTAAAAATGTCATCCCACAATTGGAAAACTTAGGATACCGTGTCGATTTTAAAGGAGTTGGCCGAATCAAAGAACAATTCCCATTAGAAGGGACAACGATCAGTAAGAACCAGAGAATATATTTATCTCTACAGAATTAA
- a CDS encoding UDP-N-acetylmuramoyl-L-alanyl-D-glutamate--2,6-diaminopimelate ligase: MIITELVNRIPVIEIHGDNNREVSELVFDSRKVTENSLYIAMRGTVVDGHSFIASSIEKGATTIVCEEFPETLTENVTYIKVKDSAKALGHLASNFYGNPSRKLKLIGVTGTNGKTSVSTLLFDVFRNLGYDSALLSTVEIRIGEEIIPATHTTPDVITINKILAEAVEKGCEFAFMEVSSHGIAQNRIEGLHFKIAGFTNITHDHLDYHKTFEEYLKTKKRFFDELEDTAIAITNVDDKNGNVMLQNTKAKKKSYALKTMADYHGKLLEVDFNGMLLNFNGKEFWTTLTGKFNVYNLLLVFGIAKELGFEEDEILQAISKLKRVSGRFETLKSDGGIFFIVDYAHTPDALENILDSINDIRTKNERLITVFGCGGDRDHSKRSEMGNIATKKSTLAIITSDNPRTEDPGQIIKEIEAGVEPQNFSKYTSIPDRKEAIKMAIKFAEPKDIILVAGKGHENYQEINGVKHHFDDKEVINELWKLMSK, from the coding sequence ATGATAATAACAGAATTAGTAAACAGAATCCCAGTAATAGAAATCCACGGTGATAACAACCGTGAAGTATCCGAACTGGTGTTCGACAGCAGAAAGGTTACAGAAAACTCTCTTTACATTGCTATGAGGGGAACAGTGGTGGATGGACATTCATTCATTGCATCTTCTATTGAGAAAGGAGCAACAACGATTGTTTGTGAAGAATTTCCTGAAACACTGACAGAAAACGTAACCTATATTAAGGTTAAAGATTCTGCTAAAGCTTTAGGTCATCTTGCTTCGAACTTCTACGGAAATCCATCCAGAAAACTGAAACTGATAGGAGTTACAGGAACAAACGGGAAAACCTCTGTTTCCACCCTGCTTTTTGATGTTTTCAGAAATTTAGGATATGATTCTGCTTTATTATCAACCGTTGAAATCAGAATCGGTGAAGAAATTATTCCAGCGACTCATACCACTCCGGATGTTATTACCATCAACAAAATTTTAGCTGAAGCAGTTGAGAAAGGATGTGAATTTGCTTTCATGGAAGTAAGTTCTCACGGAATTGCTCAAAACAGAATCGAGGGACTACACTTTAAAATAGCCGGGTTTACAAACATTACCCATGATCATTTAGATTATCACAAAACATTTGAAGAATATTTAAAAACAAAAAAAAGATTCTTTGATGAATTAGAAGATACAGCCATTGCCATCACCAATGTAGATGACAAAAATGGGAATGTCATGCTTCAGAACACAAAGGCTAAAAAGAAGTCTTATGCTTTGAAAACAATGGCAGATTATCACGGAAAACTATTGGAAGTGGATTTCAACGGAATGTTGCTAAACTTCAACGGAAAAGAATTCTGGACAACACTGACGGGTAAATTCAACGTATACAATCTATTGCTTGTATTTGGAATTGCAAAAGAACTTGGTTTTGAAGAGGACGAAATCCTACAAGCTATCAGCAAGCTAAAAAGAGTTTCCGGAAGATTTGAAACTTTAAAATCAGACGGTGGAATTTTCTTTATCGTAGACTATGCACATACTCCGGATGCTTTAGAAAACATTTTAGACAGCATTAATGATATCAGAACCAAAAACGAAAGATTAATCACCGTTTTCGGCTGCGGAGGAGACAGAGATCATTCTAAAAGATCTGAAATGGGGAATATTGCCACCAAGAAATCAACCTTGGCAATCATCACTTCAGATAACCCGAGAACAGAAGATCCGGGACAAATCATCAAGGAAATTGAAGCAGGTGTTGAACCTCAGAACTTCAGCAAATACACTTCAATTCCAGATAGAAAAGAAGCCATAAAAATGGCCATAAAGTTCGCAGAACCTAAAGATATTATTCTTGTAGCCGGAAAAGGTCACGAAAATTATCAGGAGATAAATGGTGTGAAACATCATTTTGATGACAAAGAAGTAATTAATGAGCTTTGGAAATTAATGTCCAAGTAA
- a CDS encoding four helix bundle protein codes for MTKNFENFPVYIKSLDLIEKVYSFLQSQSFEKEFEFNNQIKRASFSISNNIAEGSEYNNNRQFIRYLKIAKGSCAEVRSMLIVSKRLKLGDKNKAEEIITLSREISSNISNFIKYLSENIEKTNL; via the coding sequence ATGACAAAGAATTTTGAAAATTTCCCAGTATATATCAAAAGTTTAGATCTTATTGAAAAAGTTTATTCATTTCTTCAAAGTCAAAGTTTTGAAAAAGAATTTGAATTTAATAACCAGATAAAAAGAGCGAGTTTTTCAATTAGCAACAATATTGCAGAAGGCTCAGAATATAACAATAACAGACAATTTATTAGATATTTAAAAATTGCAAAAGGCAGCTGTGCTGAAGTAAGGAGTATGCTGATTGTAAGTAAAAGATTAAAATTAGGTGACAAAAATAAAGCAGAAGAAATCATTACTCTTTCGAGAGAAATTTCTTCAAACATATCAAACTTTATTAAGTATTTAAGTGAAAATATTGAGAAAACCAATCTTTAA
- the mraY gene encoding phospho-N-acetylmuramoyl-pentapeptide-transferase: protein MLYYLYEYLTDHGIHVPGLGLLKYISFRAGMAVLFSLVIALVYGKRVINYLRTKQMGELVRDLGLDGQKQKEGTPTMGGLIIILATIIPVLLFTRITNVYIVLLLVSMFWMGAIGFLDDYLKKIKKNKDGLSGKFKIVGQVGLGLIVGVTMYFHPDITVKRKYADAKVVNRNNVEQNFMPTEKITVSTVPFAKNNEFDYSGILFWMNEKDAHEWAWIVFIPIVIFIVTAVSNGANITDGIDGLAAGTSAIILLTLALFAYLSGNIIFADYLNIMFLPNMGETTIFAVAMVGAVIGFFWYNTYPAQVFMGDTGSLMLGGVIAVLAIILRKELLIPVLCGIFLIENLSVMLQVIVFKYRKKKYGLEYAQNNRLFKMSPLHHHYQKDGFHESKIVNRMIIIGVILAIVCLITLKMR from the coding sequence ATGCTATACTATCTATACGAATATCTAACCGACCATGGAATTCACGTTCCGGGCTTAGGATTGTTGAAATACATCTCCTTTCGTGCCGGAATGGCTGTGTTGTTCTCTTTAGTTATTGCTCTTGTTTATGGAAAAAGAGTAATCAACTATCTAAGAACAAAACAAATGGGTGAATTAGTCCGTGACCTTGGATTGGATGGCCAGAAACAAAAAGAAGGAACTCCTACCATGGGAGGGCTTATTATTATTTTGGCAACCATTATTCCGGTGTTGTTGTTCACAAGAATTACCAACGTATATATTGTCTTACTGTTGGTTTCAATGTTCTGGATGGGAGCCATCGGATTCCTGGATGATTATCTAAAGAAAATAAAGAAAAATAAAGATGGACTAAGCGGCAAATTCAAGATTGTAGGACAGGTAGGATTAGGCTTAATTGTTGGAGTTACAATGTATTTCCACCCGGACATTACTGTTAAGAGAAAATATGCTGATGCAAAAGTAGTAAACAGAAACAATGTAGAGCAGAATTTCATGCCTACAGAGAAAATCACAGTTTCTACAGTACCTTTTGCAAAGAACAATGAGTTTGATTATAGCGGTATCCTATTTTGGATGAATGAAAAAGATGCCCACGAATGGGCATGGATTGTCTTTATCCCTATCGTAATTTTCATTGTAACAGCTGTTTCGAATGGCGCCAACATAACTGATGGAATAGACGGCCTCGCAGCAGGGACCAGTGCCATTATACTGCTTACCCTTGCCCTCTTCGCTTATCTTTCAGGGAACATCATCTTTGCAGACTATCTGAATATCATGTTCCTTCCAAATATGGGTGAAACCACCATTTTCGCAGTCGCAATGGTAGGAGCAGTAATTGGATTTTTCTGGTACAATACCTATCCTGCTCAGGTTTTTATGGGAGATACAGGAAGTTTGATGCTAGGAGGAGTAATTGCTGTTTTAGCCATTATCTTAAGAAAAGAATTATTGATTCCTGTTTTATGTGGAATATTCTTGATAGAAAACCTATCCGTAATGCTTCAGGTAATCGTTTTCAAATACAGAAAGAAAAAATACGGGCTGGAATATGCTCAAAACAATAGACTATTCAAAATGTCACCATTGCACCACCACTATCAGAAAGACGGATTTCATGAGAGTAAAATCGTCAACAGAATGATTATCATTGGAGTAATATTGGCAATTGTTTGTCTGATCACCTTAAAAATGAGATAA
- the murD gene encoding UDP-N-acetylmuramoyl-L-alanine--D-glutamate ligase, whose translation MKIVVLGGGESGCGAAYLAKKKGLKVFLSDKGAIKDNYKQFLTENEIEFEEGNHDEERILNADWIVKSPGIPKKAEIIHKIHEKGIRLSSEIEFASEFTDAKIIAITGSNGKTTTTSLIYYILKNDGLNVGLGGNIGYSFAKQVADENHEYYVLEVSSFQLDDIQNFRPYISLLLNLSQDHLDQYNYNYEEYALAKFRIAENQENDNFFIYNKDDEMSKNLLEKLEIKAKMIPFSTKEQLPEGGFVNDDQIVVKMKDEFSMKVEELSLLGNHNVANSLAASIAGKILKINNESIRHSLMTFQAVEHRLEFVTETDGVKYINDSKATNVNATYYALESMKTPTVWIVGGLDKGNDYTEIEDLVKRKVKAIVCLGIDNKKIIDFFKDKKEFIYDTSSMEEAVKISKSLAKKGDTVLLSPCCASFDLFKSYEDRGRQFKDQVLKANGH comes from the coding sequence ATGAAAATAGTTGTTTTAGGAGGAGGAGAAAGCGGATGTGGGGCTGCTTATTTGGCTAAGAAAAAAGGTCTGAAAGTATTTCTTTCAGATAAAGGAGCCATTAAAGATAACTATAAGCAGTTTCTTACTGAAAATGAAATTGAATTTGAAGAAGGAAACCACGATGAAGAGAGAATCTTAAATGCAGATTGGATCGTAAAAAGCCCGGGAATCCCGAAAAAAGCAGAAATTATCCATAAAATTCATGAAAAGGGGATAAGACTTTCCTCAGAAATTGAATTTGCTTCTGAGTTTACGGATGCTAAGATCATTGCCATTACAGGAAGCAACGGAAAAACAACCACCACTTCCCTAATCTATTATATCCTGAAAAATGACGGATTAAATGTAGGTTTAGGAGGAAATATTGGCTACAGCTTTGCAAAACAGGTTGCAGATGAAAATCATGAATATTACGTGCTGGAAGTAAGTTCTTTCCAGTTGGATGATATTCAGAACTTCAGACCTTACATTTCTTTGTTGTTGAACCTGTCTCAGGATCACCTGGATCAGTACAACTACAACTATGAAGAATATGCATTGGCGAAATTCAGAATAGCTGAAAATCAGGAAAATGATAACTTCTTCATCTATAACAAAGATGATGAAATGAGCAAAAATCTACTTGAAAAGCTAGAAATAAAAGCGAAGATGATTCCTTTCTCCACAAAGGAACAACTTCCCGAAGGAGGTTTTGTAAACGACGATCAGATTGTGGTAAAAATGAAGGATGAATTCTCAATGAAAGTTGAAGAATTATCGCTACTTGGAAACCATAATGTGGCTAATAGCTTAGCAGCCTCTATCGCAGGTAAGATACTGAAAATCAACAACGAAAGTATAAGACATTCATTAATGACCTTCCAGGCTGTAGAACACCGATTGGAATTCGTAACGGAAACAGACGGTGTAAAATACATCAATGACAGTAAGGCAACCAATGTGAATGCAACTTACTACGCTTTGGAAAGTATGAAAACCCCAACCGTATGGATTGTGGGAGGATTAGATAAAGGAAATGACTATACCGAAATTGAAGATCTAGTCAAAAGAAAAGTAAAGGCCATCGTTTGTCTTGGGATTGATAATAAGAAAATTATAGATTTCTTCAAAGATAAAAAGGAGTTCATCTATGACACATCAAGCATGGAAGAAGCTGTGAAAATTTCAAAATCACTAGCTAAAAAAGGAGATACTGTTCTACTTTCCCCATGCTGTGCAAGCTTTGATCTATTCAAAAGCTATGAAGACAGAGGACGTCAGTTTAAAGATCAGGTATTAAAAGCCAATGGCCATTAG